The proteins below come from a single Corylus avellana chromosome ca3, CavTom2PMs-1.0 genomic window:
- the LOC132175603 gene encoding protein NRT1/ PTR FAMILY 2.11-like, protein MEKNDRGTMENNEKAVTTEETKINYRGWKSMPFIIGNETFEKLGAIGTLSNLLIYLTGVFNMKSITAALIINIFNGTTNFATLLGAFISDTYFGRYKTLGLATIASFMGLLAIQLTAAIKKLHPPHCGSGQNDTCTGPTTGQMAFLLTGFGMLIVGAAGIRPCNLAFGANQFNPETESGKKGINSFFNWYFFTYTFAQLVSLTLIVYVQSNVSWAIGLGIPAILMLISCALFFMGSKMYVKVKATGSPVTSVAQVIVVATKKRQLKLPEQPWLSLFKYMPPSSINSKLPYSDQFRFLDKAAIVTPQDQINPDGSATDPWKLCSMQQVEEVKCLLRVIPIWVAAILYHLVIVQQNTYAVFQAVQSNRQLGNINFKIPPASYIVFMMLSLTIWIPIYDRILVPFLQRITGKEGGITILQRMGIGIFISILTMLVSALVEERRRTIALTRPNMGIAPRRGAISSMPGLWLIPQLMLAGLVEAFASVAQVEFYYKQFPENMRSIGGSLLYCGMGFSSYLSSFMISIIHRTTEGAASGNWLPEDLNKGRLDYFYYTIAAIEVLNFCYFLVCAKWYKYKGTCKDTLQDNLRSIQLEKTAV, encoded by the exons atgGAGAAAAATGATAGAGGAACCATGGAGAACAATGAGAAAGCTGTTACAACTGAAGAGACAAAGATTAACTACAGAGGATGGAAATCCATGCCATTTATCATAG GTAATGAAACTTTTGAGAAACTTGGAGCCATTGGCACCTTGTCCAACCTCTTGATCTATCTTACTGGTGTCTTCAACATGAAGAGTATTACAGCTGCACTTATCATCAACATCTTCAATGGTACCACCAACTTTGCCACCTTGCTTGGAGCTTTCATTTCTGACACTTACTTTGGCCGCTACAAGACTTTGGGACTTGCAACAATCGCCTCATTTATG GGATTGCTTGCAATACAACTAACAGCGGCAATCAAGAAGCTGCATCCACCCCACTGTGGATCAGGACAGAATGACACTTGCACAGGGCCAACAACAGGGCAAATGGCATTTTTGCTGACTGGTTTTGGAATGCTAATAGTAGGAGCTGCTGGCATCCGGCCATGCAACTTGGCCTTTGGAGCAAACCAGTTCAACCCTGAGACAGAATCTGGGAAGAAGGGAATCAATAGCTTTTTCAATTGGTACTTCTTCACTTATACTTTTGCCCAGTTGGTATCCTTGACCCTCATTGTGTATGTGCAGTCCAATGTGAGCTGGGCTATAGGTTTAGGAATCCCAGCAATTCTGATGCTCATCTCATGTGCACTCTTTTTCATGGGTTCAAAAATGTATGTGAAAGTGAAAGCCACAGGTAGCCCTGTGACTAGTGTGGCACAGGTCATAGTGGTTGCTACTAAGAAAAGGCAGTTAAAGCTACCAGAACAACCATGGCTTTCCCTCTTCAAATATATGCCTCCTAGTTCTATAAACTCCAAGCTTCCTTACTCGGACCAATTCAG ATTCCTGGATAAAGCAGCAATCGTGACTCCCCAAGACCAAATAAACCCAGATGGATCAGCAACTGATCCATGGAAACTTTGCTCCATGCAGCAAGTGGAAGAAGTGAAATGCTTGCTGAGAGTGATTCCTATATGGGTTGCAGCCATCTTATACCATCTTGTTATAGTCCAACAGAATACATATGCAGTTTTCCAAGCCGTTCAATCTAACAGACAACTAGGAAATATCAACTTCAAGATCCCACCTGCATCATACATTGTCTTCATGATGCTGAGCTTGACCATATGGATACCCATCTACGACAGAATACTTGTCCCATTCCTTCAAAGGATCACCGGAAAAGAAGGCGGCATCACAATTCTCCAGAGGATGGGCATTGGCATATTTATCTCCATACTCACAATGCTGGTATCTGCCCTGGTGGAAGAGCGTCGAAGGACCATAGCTCTAACCAGGCCAAATATGGGGATTGCACCAAGAAGAGGTGCCATTTCCTCCATGCCAGGTCTATGGTTGATTCCTCAACTCATGCTAGCAGGACTAGTTGAAGCATTTGCTAGTGTTGCCCAAGTTGAGTTCTACTACAAGCAATTCCCCGAGAACATGAGAAGCATTGGCGGGTCTCTTTTATATTGTGGCATGGGATTTTCAAGTTATTTGAGTAGTTTCATGATATCAATAATTCATAGAACAACAGAGGGTGCTGCAAGTGGAAATTGGTTGCCAGAAGATCTTAACAAGGGAAGATTGGATTACTTCTATTACACAATTGCTGCTATAGAGGTCTTGAACTTCTGCTACTTTCTAGTTTGTGCAAAGTGGTACAAGTACAAAGGGACTTGCAAGGATACCCTCCAAGACAACCTAAGATCAATACAACTGGAAAAGACTGCTGTCTGA
- the LOC132175218 gene encoding protein NRT1/ PTR FAMILY 2.11-like: MEKNDRGTMENNEKAVTTEETKINYRGWKSMPFIIGNETFEKLGAIGTLSNLLIYLTGVFNMKSITAALIINIFNGTTNFATLLGAFISDTYFGRYKTLGLATIASFMGLLAIQLTAAIKKLHPPHCGSGQNDTCTGPTTGQMAFLLTGFGMLIGGAAGIRPCNLAFGADQFNPETESGKKGINSFFNWYFFTFTFAQLVSLTLIVYVQSNVSWAIGLGIPAILMLISCALFFMGSKMYVKVKATGSPVTSVAQVIVVATKKRQLKLPEQPWLSLFKYMPPSSINSKLPYSDQFRFLDKAAIVTPQDQINPDGSATDPWKLCSMQQVEEVKCLLRVIPIWVAAILYHLVIVQQNTYAVFQAVQSNRQLGNINFKIPPASYIVFMMLSLTIWIPIYDRILVPFLRRITGKEGGFTILQRMGMGIFISILTMLVSALVEERRRTIALTRPNMGIAPRRGAISSMPGLWLIPQLMLAGLVEAFASVAQVEFYYKQFPENMRSIGGSLFFCGIGFSSYLSSLMISIIHRTTEGAASGNWLPEDLNKGRLDYFYYTIAAIEVLNFCYFLVCAKWYKYKGACKDTLQDNLGSIQLEKTAV, encoded by the exons atggAGAAAAATGATAGAGGAACCATGGAGAACAATGAGAAAGCTGTTACAACTGAAGAGACAAAGATTAACTACAGAGGATGGAAATCCATGCCATTTATCATAG GTAATGAAACTTTTGAGAAACTTGGAGCCATTGGCACCTTGTCCAACCTCCTGATCTATCTTACTGGTGTCTTCAACATGAAGAGTATTACAGCTGCACTTATCATCAACATCTTCAATGGTACCACCAACTTTGCCACTTTGCTTGGCGCTTTCATTTCTGACACTTACTTTGGCCGCTACAAGACTTTGGGACTTGCAACAATCGCCTCATTTATG GGATTGCTTGCAATACAACTAACAGCGGCAATCAAGAAGCTGCATCCACCCCACTGTGGATCAGGACAGAATGACACTTGCACAGGGCCAACAACAGGGCAAATGGCATTTTTGCTGACTGGTTTTGGAATGCTAATAGGAGGAGCTGCTGGCATCCGGCCATGCAACTTGGCCTTTGGAGCAGACCAGTTCAACCCTGAGACAGAATCTGGGAAGAAGGGAATCAATAGCTTTTTCAATTGGTACTTCTTCACTTTTACTTTTGCCCAGTTGGTATCCTTGACCCTCATTGTGTATGTGCAGTCCAATGTGAGCTGGGCTATAGGTTTAGGAATCCCAGCAATTCTGATGCTCATCTCATGTGCACTCTTTTTCATGGGTTCAAAAATGTATGTGAAAGTGAAAGCCACAGGTAGCCCTGTGACTAGTGTGGCACAGGTCATAGTGGTTGCTACTAAGAAAAGGCAGTTAAAGCTACCAGAACAACCATGGCTTTCCCTCTTCAAATATATGCCTCCTAGTTCTATCAACTCCAAGCTTCCTTACTCGGACCAATTCAG ATTCCTGGATAAAGCAGCAATCGTGACTCCCCAAGACCAAATAAACCCAGATGGATCAGCAACTGATCCATGGAAACTTTGCTCCATGCAGCAAGTGGAAGAAGTGAAATGCTTGCTGAGAGTGATTCCTATATGGGTTGCAGCCATCTTATACCATCTTGTTATAGTCCAACAGAATACATATGCAGTTTTCCAAGCCGTTCAATCTAACAGGCAACTAGGAAATATCAACTTCAAGATCCCACCTGCATCTTACATTGTCTTCATGATGCTGAGCTTGACCATATGGATACCCATCTACGACAGAATACTTGTCCCATTCCTTCGAAGGATCACCGGAAAAGAAGGCGGCTTCACAATCCTCCAGAGGATGGGCATGGGCATATTTATCTCCATACTCACAATGCTGGTATCTGCCCTGGTGGAAGAGCGTCGAAGGACCATAGCTCTAACCAGGCCAAATATGGGGATTGCACCAAGAAGAGGTGCCATTTCCTCCATGCCAGGTCTATGGTTGATTCCTCAACTCATGCTAGCAGGACTAGTTGAAGCATTTGCTAGTGTTGCCCAAGTTGAGTTCTACTACAAGCAATTCCCCGAGAACATGAGAAGCATTGGAGggtctcttttcttttgtggCATTGGATTTTCAAGTTATTTGAGTAGTCTCATGATATCAATAATTCATCGAACAACAGAGGGTGCTGCAAGTGGAAATTGGTTGCCAGAAGATCTTAACAAGGGAAGATTGGATTACTTCTATTACACAATTGCTGCTATAGAGGTCTTGAACTTCTGCTACTTTCTAGTTTGTGCAAAGTGGTACAAGTACAAAGGGGCTTGCAAGGATACCCTCCAAGACAACCTAGGATCAATACAACTGGAAAAGACTGCTGTCTGA
- the LOC132173538 gene encoding ent-kaurenoic acid oxidase 1-like, with the protein MEMTVGVKLWLGLFIGGLPRLGWLLWWWNELWYVAPLQARCSATGTNLPPGHMGFPLLGEMLTFLWYFKILRRPNEFINSKRRKYGDGVGMYRTHLFGSPSIIACFPSINKFIFQSDDKFILKWPQVDLTGPASLVAVHGKSHARLRSYILNAINRPDALRRIDLHVQPRMVAARAPIVGAEGLQNTKGLESDCVDSIYLHTNPENFEDPMCFNPDRWNEPARPGTYQVFGGGSRICAGNMLARIELALFLHHLSVGYKWELLNPDVEMVYLPHPIPPLFHIQYRLR; encoded by the exons ATGGAAATGACAGTAGGGGTTAAATTGTGGTTGGGTTTGTTTATAGGAGGTTTGCCGCGGCTGGGGTGGCTGCTTTGGTGGTGGAATGAGCTTTGGTACGTTGCTCCTCTCCAAGCTCGGTGCTCGGCTACCGGGACCAATCTCCCGCCGGGGCATATGGGCTTCCCATTGCTTGGAGAAATGCTCACCTTCCTCTGGTACTTCAAAATTCTTCGGCGGCCGAATGAATTCATCAACTCCAAGCGACGCAA GTATGGTGATGGAGTAGGAATGTACAGAACCCACCTCTTCGGATCACCGTCCATCATAGCATGCTTCCCATCAATCAATAAGTTTATATTCCAATCAGACGATAAATTTATCCTGAAGTGGCCACAGGTCGATCTCACTGGCCCTGCTTCTTTGGTAGCAGTACACGGAAAGTCCCATGCCAGGCTTAGAAGCTACATATTGAACGCCATTAACCGCCCCGATGCTCTCCGGCGCATCGATCTTCATGTCCAGCCACGCATGGTAGCCGCGCGCGCTCCAATCGTGGGCGCAGAGGG GTTACAAAATACCAAAGGATTGGAAAGTGATTGTGTGGATTCGATATACCTCCACACAAATCCTGAAAACTTTGAGGATCCCATGTGCTTCAACCCAGATAGATGGAAT GAACCAGCAAGGCCTGGAACGTACCAAGTTTTTGGAGGTGGGTCAAGAATCTGTGCAGGAAACATGCTAGCGAGGATAGAGCTTGCACTTTTTCTTCATCATTTGTCTGTAGGTTACAA GTGGGAATTGCTTAACCCAGATGTAGAGATGGTTTatcttccacatccaataccGCCTctcttccacatccaataccGCCTCAGATGA